In Paenibacillus durus, the DNA window GGGTCTTCAAGGATGATCTCCGGATCGAAGCCTACGGTACGATTGATGAGCTGAACGGCTTTGTCGGGCAGGCGCGCAGTATGATGGATGGCGAACAATTTGCCGATGTGCGGGAGCAACTGCTGGAGATTCAGCATGAGCTGTTCGATTGCGGCTCCGATCTGGCTTATGTAAAGCAGGACGAAGGAAAATACAAGGTAACAGGCGAGATGGCGGAACGGCTGGAGCGGTGGATCGATTCTTTACAGGCGGAGAATCCGCCGATTGAGCGGTTTATTTTGCCGGGAGGCAGCGGTCTTGCCTCTGTATTGCATGTCTGCCGGACCGTGTGCCGCCGCGCTGAACGCCGGACCGTCACGCTTGGACGCAGCACGGATATCAACGGGGAGACGGTGGCTTACTTGAACAGGCTTTCGGATTATTTCTTCGCACTCGCGCGCACGGTCAATACGCGGCTGGGGGTGGCCGATGTGGAATATATCCGCGGCGCCAAGGTGTTCCGGGACTTAAGATGACAACGTACTATCCGCCCATCGCCTACACTGTTCCTGCTGAAGAAGAGGGCATGCTGCTCAAAACCATTCTGCAAAAGCGGATGGACGTGTCGCGCAAGCTGCTGTCCCGCCTAAAACTGACCGAACGCGGAATTACCCTGAACGGGGAACGAGTCTATATTAGTGTGCATGTCCAGGCCGGCGATCTCGTAGAGATTCGGATGGAGACGGAGACTTCGGAGGATATTTTGCCGCAGCCGATTCCGTTCGATATCCTTTATGAAGACGAGCATCTGCTCGTAGTCAATAAGCCGGCAGGGATGATCGTTCATCCCACCCATGGCCATTATACCGGTACGCTGGCTAACGGAGTCGTGCATTATTGGGCGCACAAAAAAGAGCGCTACCGCTTCCGGCCCGTCCACCGGCTGGATCAGGAAACGTCCGGCGTGCTCGCTATCGCGAAAAATCCGTACAGCCATCAGCATATTTCAGAGCAGATGCTAAACGGTGCTGTGGACAAGCGTTATATCGCGCTCGTTCACGGCGTGCCCGCGCCGGAGCGCGGTGACATCGACGGTCCGATCGACCGTGATCCGCTTGAGCCGCATCGTCGGATCGTAACGCCGGAAGGTTATCCGTCGCTGACCCGGTACGAGGTGAAGGAACGGTATCCTTCCGCCTCAAAGGTCGAGCTGAAGCTGCTTACCGGCCGCACGCATCAGATCCGCGTGCATATGACCTTCATCGGCTCGCCGCTGATTGGAGACCGGATGTACCGGCATCCATTATACGATGCGGCAGGGCAGGCCGCTGCTGCAGAGTTTGCGAGTGTATCGGCGCTGGATGCCGCGATCGGCCGCCAAGCGCTGCACGCGGCGCGGCTGACCTTCGCCCATCCGATCCTCCGCCGCGAGATGACGTTTGAAGCGCCGCTTCCTCCGGATATGGAAGAACTGGAAGCGCAGCTCAGGAAGCCGCAAGAGACGAAGTATATCCCAAATAATCAGACTTGATCTAAGGAGAATCGATTCATGAGTCAATTGATCGTATATCACTATCCGAAGTGCGGAACCTGCCGGAATGCGTTGAAATGGCTGAAAGAGCAGGGACATGACCTGGAGCTTCGCAATATCGTAGAACAGACTCCGGGGGTTGATGAATTAAGTGAACTGGTCGCTGCAAGCGGACTTCCGCTTAAGAAGTTCTTCAATACGAGCGGTGAAGTCTACAAGCGGGAAAATCTGAAGGAGAAGCTGCCGAACCTCAGCGAGCGCGAGCAGCTGGAGCTGCTGGCCGGGAACGGGATGCTGATCAAGCGCCCCATTGTAGTATTGGGAAACAAGGTTACTGTAGGATTCAAGGAAGAGGATTTCCGCCCGATCTGGGGAACCGAGTAAGTTCTTATCATGAAAGTTCTTAAAAATGGAGGTAAACACGCATGAATACAGAAGCCAGAGGCCGCGTGATGATTGTGGATGGCATGGCGCTGCTGTTCCGGGCCTACTACGCCACCGCCTACGGAGGCTATATTCGTAAGACGAGCACCGGTTTGCCGACCAATGCGGTCTACGGCTTTTTGCAGTATTTCTTCGACGCCGTCGCTACCTTTGAGCCTTCCCATGTCGTATGCTGCTGGGATATGGGCAAGAGCACGTTCCGTACCGAAAAATTCGACAGCTACAAATCAAACCGCGCGGAGCCTCCGCTGGATCTGATTCCGCAGTTCGATCTGGTTAAAGAGGTAGTCGCGGAACTCGGCGTACCGAACGTGGGCATTCCGGGCTACGAGGCGGACGACTGCATCGGCACACTTGCTTCCTGCTTCAGCGAGGAGTCAGAGGTACGCATTTTGACCGGAGATCACGATATGCTTCAATTGGTTAACGACCAGGTCAGTGTCATTATCATGAAAAAAGGCCGGTCGAACTATAAAGTGTACGATCCGGCAACTCTGCTGGAGGAGAAAGGGCTAACCCCTTCCCAGGTCATTGACCTGAAAGGATTTATGGGTGATACGAGCGACAATTATCCCGGCGTCCGGGGAATCGGCGAGAAGACGGCGCTTAAGCTGCTGGCCGAATACCGGACGGTGGAGGGCGTAATAGAGAATCTGCACCTGCTTCCCAAGGGAGTGCGGGCCAAGATTGAAGCCGATCTTGATATGCTTCACTTGTCCCGGGAGCTGGCGGAGATCCGCTGCGATGTCCCGCTGGCCTGTACCCTGGCCGAGTGTCTATGGGAAGTTCGGCGGGAATCGGCATCCCGTAAGTTCAAGGAGCTGGAATTCGGAAGCCTGATGTACTTGATATCAGCGGCGAAGGAAGAAGAGCGGGAAGACGGAATTGTGGAGATTGAGCTTCCGGACTGGCAGGACCGCCGATCCGGAGCGAGCTCTATTAAGGCCGATCCGTTTGCATAATCGGATTCATGAGCAAAGAAGACTGTTCTTAGAGGGCGCAAGCGTCTTAGGAACAGTCTTTTTATTATGGACGGACACGCGGGACACCGTCCTGATCATTTCGTCAGTGGAGACCTGCTGACATGTTGATGCGGTTCCACAATTCATCATATGCCCGC includes these proteins:
- a CDS encoding cob(I)yrinic acid a,c-diamide adenosyltransferase, with translation MAIYTRTGDRGETSVIGGRVFKDDLRIEAYGTIDELNGFVGQARSMMDGEQFADVREQLLEIQHELFDCGSDLAYVKQDEGKYKVTGEMAERLERWIDSLQAENPPIERFILPGGSGLASVLHVCRTVCRRAERRTVTLGRSTDINGETVAYLNRLSDYFFALARTVNTRLGVADVEYIRGAKVFRDLR
- a CDS encoding RluA family pseudouridine synthase — translated: MTTYYPPIAYTVPAEEEGMLLKTILQKRMDVSRKLLSRLKLTERGITLNGERVYISVHVQAGDLVEIRMETETSEDILPQPIPFDILYEDEHLLVVNKPAGMIVHPTHGHYTGTLANGVVHYWAHKKERYRFRPVHRLDQETSGVLAIAKNPYSHQHISEQMLNGAVDKRYIALVHGVPAPERGDIDGPIDRDPLEPHRRIVTPEGYPSLTRYEVKERYPSASKVELKLLTGRTHQIRVHMTFIGSPLIGDRMYRHPLYDAAGQAAAAEFASVSALDAAIGRQALHAARLTFAHPILRREMTFEAPLPPDMEELEAQLRKPQETKYIPNNQT
- a CDS encoding arsenate reductase family protein, with the translated sequence MSQLIVYHYPKCGTCRNALKWLKEQGHDLELRNIVEQTPGVDELSELVAASGLPLKKFFNTSGEVYKRENLKEKLPNLSEREQLELLAGNGMLIKRPIVVLGNKVTVGFKEEDFRPIWGTE
- a CDS encoding 5'-3' exonuclease, with the translated sequence MNTEARGRVMIVDGMALLFRAYYATAYGGYIRKTSTGLPTNAVYGFLQYFFDAVATFEPSHVVCCWDMGKSTFRTEKFDSYKSNRAEPPLDLIPQFDLVKEVVAELGVPNVGIPGYEADDCIGTLASCFSEESEVRILTGDHDMLQLVNDQVSVIIMKKGRSNYKVYDPATLLEEKGLTPSQVIDLKGFMGDTSDNYPGVRGIGEKTALKLLAEYRTVEGVIENLHLLPKGVRAKIEADLDMLHLSRELAEIRCDVPLACTLAECLWEVRRESASRKFKELEFGSLMYLISAAKEEEREDGIVEIELPDWQDRRSGASSIKADPFA